The following are encoded in a window of Cygnus atratus isolate AKBS03 ecotype Queensland, Australia chromosome 20, CAtr_DNAZoo_HiC_assembly, whole genome shotgun sequence genomic DNA:
- the CRK gene encoding adapter molecule crk isoform X1, which yields MAGQFDAEDRASWYWGRLSRAEAVSLLQGQRHGTFLVRDSGTIPGDFVLSVSESSRVSHYIVNSLGPAGGRRAGGEGPGAPGLNPTRFRIGDQEFDSLPLLLEFYKIHYLDTTTLIEPIPPRPRQNSGVILRQEEAEYVRALFDFNGNDEEDLPFKKGDILKIRDKPEEQWWNAEDCDGKRGMIPVPYVEKYRPSSASVSTLIGGNQDSSHPQPLGGPEPGPYAQPSINTPLPNLQNGPIYARVIQKRVPNAYDKTALALEVGELVKVTKINVSGQWEGECNGKRGHFPFTHVRLLDQQNPDEDFS from the exons ATGGCCGGGCAGTTCGACGCCGAGGACCGGGCGAGCTGGTACTGGGGGCGGCTGAGCCGGGCCGAGGCGGTGTCGTTGCTTCAGGGGCAGCGCCACGGCACCTTCCTGGTGCGCGACTCCGGCACCATCCCGGGGGACTTCGTGCTGTCGGTGTCCGAGAGCTCCCGCGTCTCGCACTACATCGTCAACAGCCTGGGGCCGGCGGGAGGCCGGCGGGCCGGCGGCGAGGGCCCCGGGGCCCCGG GGTTGAATCCCACCAGATTTCGAATAGGTGACCAGGAGTTTGATTCTTTGCCACTTTTACTGGAATTCTACAAAATACACTATTTGGACACTACAACCTTGATAGAACCAATCCCCCCCCGACCCAGGCAGAATAGTGGCGTTATCCTCAGACAGGAGGAAGCTGAATATGTGCGAGCTCTCTTTGACTTTAATGGAAATGATGAAGAAGATCTTCCATTTAAGAAGGGAGACATACTGAAAATCCGGGATAAACCTGAAGAGCAGTGGTGGAATGCAGAAGACTGCGACGGAAAGAGGGGAATGATTCCTGTTCCTTACGTCGAGAAGTATAGACCTTCCTCTGCTTCAGTATCTACTCTGATTGGAGGTAACCAGGATAGTTCCCACCCACAACCACTGGGTGGGCCGGAGCCAGGGCCCTATGCCCAGCCCAGCATCAACACTCCGCTCCCTAACCTTCAGAATGGCCCTATTTATGCCCGGGTTATCCAGAAGCGAGTCCCTAATGCCTACGACAAGACAGCCTTGGCTTTGGAG GTCGGTGAGCTGGTAAAGGTCACAAAGATTAACGTGAGTGGTCAGTGGGAAGGAGAATGTAATGGCAAACGTGGTCACTTTCCATTCACGCATGTCCGCCTGCTGGATCAACAGAATCCCGATGAGGACTTCAGCTGA
- the CRK gene encoding adapter molecule crk isoform X2 — protein MAGQFDAEDRASWYWGRLSRAEAVSLLQGQRHGTFLVRDSGTIPGDFVLSVSESSRVSHYIVNSLGPAGGRRAGGEGPGAPGLNPTRFRIGDQEFDSLPLLLEFYKIHYLDTTTLIEPIPPRPRQNSGVILRQEEAEYVRALFDFNGNDEEDLPFKKGDILKIRDKPEEQWWNAEDCDGKRGMIPVPYVEKYRPSSASVSTLIGGR, from the exons ATGGCCGGGCAGTTCGACGCCGAGGACCGGGCGAGCTGGTACTGGGGGCGGCTGAGCCGGGCCGAGGCGGTGTCGTTGCTTCAGGGGCAGCGCCACGGCACCTTCCTGGTGCGCGACTCCGGCACCATCCCGGGGGACTTCGTGCTGTCGGTGTCCGAGAGCTCCCGCGTCTCGCACTACATCGTCAACAGCCTGGGGCCGGCGGGAGGCCGGCGGGCCGGCGGCGAGGGCCCCGGGGCCCCGG GGTTGAATCCCACCAGATTTCGAATAGGTGACCAGGAGTTTGATTCTTTGCCACTTTTACTGGAATTCTACAAAATACACTATTTGGACACTACAACCTTGATAGAACCAATCCCCCCCCGACCCAGGCAGAATAGTGGCGTTATCCTCAGACAGGAGGAAGCTGAATATGTGCGAGCTCTCTTTGACTTTAATGGAAATGATGAAGAAGATCTTCCATTTAAGAAGGGAGACATACTGAAAATCCGGGATAAACCTGAAGAGCAGTGGTGGAATGCAGAAGACTGCGACGGAAAGAGGGGAATGATTCCTGTTCCTTACGTCGAGAAGTATAGACCTTCCTCTGCTTCAGTATCTACTCTGATTGGAG GTCGGTGA